In Gemmatimonadota bacterium, a single genomic region encodes these proteins:
- a CDS encoding histone deacetylase: MTVAYISHADCGRHDTGWHHPEHVGRLRAIPRALRNDFDLYQAIEHLESRHATADELAIAHDPDYVERVRELVEQGGGRLDPDTVASEGSWDAARAACGAVLDGVDMAFDGRAVRSFAAVRPPGHHALRARAMGFCLFGNVAIAAHYARRRHGAQRILIVDWDVHHGNGTQALVEDEPDIHFVSMHQWPWYPGTGAAEDRGPHRSVWNVPMAAGLPAAQYVEALTRGIDAATTGWTPDLILVSAGFDSLRGDPLGGFTLELEDVDALTRQLVERATGWCGGRLVSALEGGYDPDRLGAACVTHLRALL; encoded by the coding sequence ATGACCGTCGCCTACATCTCGCACGCCGACTGCGGCCGGCACGACACCGGCTGGCATCATCCCGAACACGTGGGGCGGCTGCGCGCCATTCCGCGCGCGTTGCGAAACGACTTCGACCTGTATCAAGCCATCGAGCACCTCGAGTCGCGGCACGCCACCGCCGACGAGCTGGCGATCGCGCACGATCCCGACTACGTGGAGCGCGTTCGCGAACTGGTGGAGCAGGGTGGCGGGCGCCTCGATCCCGACACCGTCGCCAGCGAGGGGTCGTGGGACGCGGCGCGCGCCGCCTGTGGCGCCGTGCTCGATGGGGTCGACATGGCCTTCGACGGGCGCGCGGTCCGCAGCTTCGCGGCGGTGCGTCCCCCCGGGCATCACGCGCTGCGCGCGCGGGCGATGGGCTTCTGCCTCTTCGGCAACGTGGCGATCGCCGCGCACTACGCCCGCCGCCGGCACGGCGCCCAGCGCATCCTCATCGTCGACTGGGACGTGCACCACGGCAACGGGACGCAGGCGCTGGTCGAGGACGAACCCGACATCCACTTCGTCTCCATGCACCAGTGGCCCTGGTACCCGGGGACGGGGGCCGCCGAGGATCGCGGGCCGCACCGGTCGGTGTGGAACGTCCCCATGGCCGCCGGGCTCCCGGCGGCGCAATACGTCGAGGCGCTCACGCGAGGCATCGACGCCGCGACCACCGGATGGACCCCCGACCTCATCCTCGTCTCCGCCGGCTTCGACTCGCTGCGGGGCGACCCACTCGGCGGCTTCACGCTGGAGCTGGAGGACGTCGACGCCCTCACCCGCCAGCTCGTGGAGCGGGCGACCGGGTGGTGCGGCGGGCGCCTGGTGAGTGCGCTGGAGGGGGGATATGACCCCGACCGGCTCGGCGCCGCCTGCGTCACGCACCTCCGCGCCCTGCTCTAG
- a CDS encoding serine/threonine protein kinase encodes MFCPDCGTWNRTRAVKCTRCHDNLPEVSAAPLEQPDSELTNLRKASGARYRVVRRMGSGGMAHVYYAMHATLDRPLVVKVLHAHLAKDPEMRERFKREAEASSQLMHPHICPILDFADLSELVYLVMPYMAGGSLADVLVRDKTVPPGPSATICAQVATALDYAHRRGVVHRDIKPDNILFDEDGHALITDFGIATARFHGRLTRSGRAMGTPHYMSPEQAMGKMVDGRSDIYAVGVMLYEMLLGFPPFDGADSYSVGYKQVHEAPVAPEVVDSRVPLELSAIVMKCLAKPAGERFQTGNDLADALLSYLLNNGSPAEQRTAWFSRHSGAAAVSSL; translated from the coding sequence GTGTTCTGTCCCGATTGCGGCACCTGGAACCGGACGCGGGCGGTGAAGTGCACGCGCTGCCACGACAACCTCCCCGAGGTCAGCGCCGCCCCGCTCGAGCAGCCCGACAGCGAACTCACCAACCTCCGCAAGGCGTCCGGGGCGCGCTATCGCGTCGTGCGCCGCATGGGGAGCGGCGGCATGGCGCACGTGTACTACGCCATGCACGCCACGCTCGACCGGCCGCTGGTCGTCAAGGTGCTGCACGCGCACCTGGCCAAGGACCCGGAAATGCGCGAGCGCTTCAAGCGCGAGGCCGAGGCCTCGAGCCAGCTGATGCATCCGCACATTTGTCCGATCCTCGACTTCGCCGACCTCAGCGAGCTGGTGTACCTGGTCATGCCGTACATGGCCGGCGGTTCGCTCGCCGACGTCCTCGTGCGCGACAAGACGGTGCCGCCGGGGCCGTCGGCGACGATCTGCGCGCAGGTGGCGACCGCGCTCGACTACGCGCATCGCCGCGGCGTGGTGCACCGCGACATCAAGCCCGACAACATCCTCTTCGATGAGGACGGGCACGCGCTCATCACCGACTTCGGCATCGCGACCGCGCGCTTTCACGGGCGCCTGACGAGAAGCGGGCGCGCCATGGGGACGCCGCACTACATGTCCCCCGAGCAGGCGATGGGGAAGATGGTCGACGGGCGCAGCGACATCTACGCCGTGGGCGTGATGCTCTACGAGATGCTGCTCGGCTTTCCTCCGTTTGACGGGGCCGACTCGTACTCCGTCGGCTACAAGCAGGTGCACGAGGCCCCCGTCGCCCCCGAGGTCGTCGACTCGCGCGTCCCGCTCGAGCTCTCGGCCATCGTGATGAAGTGCCTCGCCAAGCCGGCCGGGGAGCGCTTCCAGACCGGGAACGACCTCGCCGATGCGCTCCTGAGCTACCTGCTCAACAACGGGAGCCCCGCCGAGCAGCGGACCGCGTGGTTCTCGCGCCACTCGGGGGCGGCAGCGGTCTCCTCGCTGTAG
- a CDS encoding GvpL/GvpF family gas vesicle protein, producing MARTRSLRNPAIGADALQLFGVVAHDSSSPLRLSGAELVPLRDLAAIVRSAPYERLAATSDAIGEYRRIVEDAFREQQVIPAPFGTVFRSRSSLLHWMELHYVALVDAVGFLSDRLMARVRVAPLPLPPEELSESREVRAADFETTVFDSFRFLKRSAVSCVTFEPQSGATGKSVEASFLIERDKWTVFHEALGEERQRLPELEIDESGPLPPYDFVRLQFGA from the coding sequence GTGGCGCGTACGCGCAGCCTCCGTAACCCGGCCATCGGCGCTGACGCGCTGCAGCTCTTTGGTGTCGTCGCCCACGATTCGTCGTCCCCGTTGCGACTGTCGGGGGCCGAATTGGTGCCGCTTCGCGACCTCGCGGCCATCGTGCGCTCGGCGCCCTACGAGCGCCTGGCGGCGACCAGCGATGCGATCGGCGAGTATCGCCGCATCGTCGAGGACGCGTTCCGCGAGCAGCAGGTGATCCCCGCGCCGTTCGGCACCGTCTTCCGGTCGCGTTCGTCGCTGCTGCACTGGATGGAGCTGCACTACGTGGCGCTCGTCGACGCCGTCGGCTTCCTGAGCGATCGTCTCATGGCCCGCGTGCGCGTGGCGCCGCTCCCGCTGCCACCCGAGGAGCTCAGCGAATCGCGTGAAGTGCGCGCCGCCGACTTCGAGACGACGGTTTTCGACTCCTTCCGCTTCCTCAAGCGCAGCGCCGTGTCCTGCGTGACCTTCGAGCCGCAGTCGGGGGCGACGGGGAAGAGCGTCGAGGCGTCGTTCCTGATCGAGCGCGACAAGTGGACAGTCTTCCATGAGGCGCTGGGCGAGGAACGCCAGCGACTTCCGGAGCTGGAGATCGACGAGAGCGGCCCGCTCCCGCCGTACGATTTCGTCCGCCTCCAGTTCGGAGCCTGA
- a CDS encoding DUF4159 domain-containing protein codes for MSPRATFTFATAQYESGDWDSAPLVPANLIDSVARYTEIDVSPSGVIVALGSEAVLRYPLLYLTGHLPVRFTAQEKRMLARYLERGGLLFVDDHNHDVDGMFHKTATEELEAVAGKLAKLPNTHALYSAFFRFEDGPPNTSHELNGWGDNLLHPYLMAAMRGDRIAVLYSNKDYSSEWNFHPDNKRFYSVDNTRFAVNLVVYALTR; via the coding sequence ATGAGCCCCCGGGCCACCTTCACCTTCGCCACCGCGCAGTACGAGTCCGGCGACTGGGATTCGGCGCCGCTCGTCCCCGCCAACCTCATCGACTCGGTCGCCCGTTACACCGAGATCGACGTCTCCCCGTCCGGGGTGATCGTGGCGCTGGGGTCGGAGGCGGTGCTGCGCTACCCGCTCTTGTACCTGACGGGGCACCTGCCGGTCCGCTTCACGGCGCAGGAGAAGCGCATGCTCGCGCGTTATCTGGAGCGCGGCGGGCTCCTCTTCGTCGACGATCACAACCACGACGTCGACGGCATGTTCCACAAGACGGCCACCGAGGAGCTTGAGGCGGTGGCCGGCAAGCTCGCGAAGCTTCCCAACACACACGCGCTCTACTCGGCCTTCTTCCGCTTCGAGGACGGCCCGCCCAACACCTCGCATGAACTCAACGGGTGGGGGGACAACCTCCTGCACCCGTACCTCATGGCGGCCATGCGCGGCGACCGCATCGCCGTCCTCTACAGCAACAAGGACTACTCGTCGGAGTGGAACTTCCACCCCGACAACAAGCGCTTCTACTCGGTCGACAACACGCGCTTCGCGGTGAACCTGGTGGTGTATGCCCTCACCCGGTAA